In Bacillus cytotoxicus NVH 391-98, the following are encoded in one genomic region:
- the metC gene encoding cystathionine beta-lyase, with protein sequence MNYSLDTLLLHNKYKHDAQTGAVNVPIYNTSTFHQFDVDSFGKYDYSRSGNPTREALEDIIALLEGGTKGFAFASGIAAISTAFLLLSQGDHVLISEDVYGGTYRIVTDILSRYGISHTFVDMTNIDAVKRNIKSNTKVFYIETPSNPLLKVTDIRTVCTLAKSVGALTFVDNTFLTPLFQKPLELGADVVLHSATKFIAGHSDVTAGLAIVKNNNLAQKLSFLQNAFGAILSPQDCSLVLRGLKTLHVRLEHSAINASKIAHYFQNHKKIQHVYYPGLESHSGYEIQRSQAKSGGAVLSFSLQSEDALRQFLSNIKLPVLAVSLGAVESILSYPAKMSHAALSQEARDERGISNSLLRLSVGLENVDDLITDFENALSYVEEPVNL encoded by the coding sequence CATCAGTTTGATGTAGATTCCTTTGGAAAATACGACTATAGTCGCTCAGGTAACCCTACACGTGAAGCGCTTGAAGATATAATTGCTCTTCTTGAAGGGGGAACAAAAGGATTTGCTTTTGCCTCTGGCATTGCAGCCATTTCTACTGCCTTTCTTCTTCTCTCACAAGGAGACCATGTTCTTATATCAGAAGACGTATACGGTGGCACTTACCGAATTGTAACAGACATTCTATCACGTTATGGGATATCCCATACATTTGTCGATATGACAAACATAGATGCTGTAAAGCGAAATATAAAATCAAACACAAAAGTTTTTTATATTGAAACGCCATCTAATCCATTATTAAAGGTAACAGATATTCGCACTGTTTGTACATTAGCGAAATCTGTTGGAGCACTTACTTTCGTAGATAATACATTTTTAACACCATTATTTCAAAAACCGCTGGAGCTTGGAGCTGATGTTGTATTGCATAGCGCAACAAAATTTATCGCAGGGCATAGTGATGTAACAGCTGGATTAGCTATTGTAAAAAATAATAATCTCGCCCAAAAACTCAGCTTTTTACAAAATGCTTTTGGAGCTATATTAAGTCCTCAAGATTGCTCTCTTGTACTTCGTGGGCTGAAAACATTGCATGTACGTCTGGAACATTCAGCAATAAACGCAAGCAAAATCGCCCATTATTTCCAAAATCATAAAAAAATACAACATGTCTATTACCCAGGATTAGAATCTCACTCCGGTTATGAAATACAACGTTCACAAGCAAAATCTGGCGGAGCTGTTTTATCCTTTTCATTACAATCAGAAGATGCATTGCGCCAATTTTTATCTAACATAAAACTACCTGTACTTGCTGTAAGCTTAGGGGCTGTTGAATCCATCCTATCGTATCCTGCTAAAATGTCCCATGCAGCCTTATCGCAAGAAGCTCGCGATGAAAGAGGAATTTCTAATTCTTTACTTCGCTTATCGGTTGGACTAGAAAATGTAGACGATTTAATTACTGATTTTGAAAATGCCCTTTCCTATGTAGAAGAACCTGTAAATTTATAA